One Malania oleifera isolate guangnan ecotype guangnan chromosome 9, ASM2987363v1, whole genome shotgun sequence DNA segment encodes these proteins:
- the LOC131164452 gene encoding uncharacterized protein LOC131164452, translating into MTMALILALGLSTSTSLLSRSALSLMVVAPSLLARSRLALLDFAGYDPHKGKGIFRFSIPSRYVFLSHLNLGMASSDKPAIVERDAKEKDHKEDEKEEGKEGFIEKVLQDIGTSC; encoded by the exons ATGACCATGGCTCTCATCCTGGCTCTCGGCCTCTCAACCTCAACCTCTCTGCTCTCTCGCTCGGCTCTCAGCCTTATGGTCGTGGCTCCATCGCTCCTTGCTCGCTCTCGTCTTGCTCTCTTGGATTTTGCAG GGTATGATCCTCATAAAGGGAAGGggatttttagattttcaatACCATCAAGATATGTTTTCCTTTCACATTTGAAT TTAGGTATGGCATCATCTGATAAGCCGGCTATAGTTGAAAGGGATGCTAAGGAGAAAGATCACAAGGAAGATGAAAAGGAAGAGGGGAAGGAAGGTTTCATTGAAAAG